The Salinirubellus salinus genome segment GTCGCGTCGAGTCGTTCGTTGATGGCGTCGGCCGTCTCGCGGACGACGCGTGCCGTCTCGGGGTCCTCGTCCACGTCGACGCCGAACAGGGTGCGGGCGAGTACGGCGAGCGTGAGTGCCTTGCTCTCCTCGTCGAGGCGCACGCGCTGGCCGTCGACCCAGTCCTCGGCGAGCGAACGGGCGCCCTCGACGGCGAAACTCGCGTACTCCTCGACGCGCTCGCGGTAGAACGCGGGCTGTGAGAGCGTGCGCTGGCGGCGCCACTGCTCCCCCTCGGTGAAGAACAGCCCCTCGCTCCCGAAGGAGCCGCTGGTCTCGCGGACGGCACTCGCCTTGCGGAAGTCGTCGCGGTCGTCGACGAGGATGCGCTTCACGTCCTCGGGGTGGGTGACGTAGTGGAACGACCGCCCCGCGAGGTCGACCCGGACCACGTCGCCGAGGCGGTCGACGTGCTCGGCGTGGAAGCCGGCGGGGTCCCGGAGGTACTGGACGGTGTTGCCCAGCACGGGGTGTCCGGGGGGCGTCGGCGGGGATGCCATACGCGTCGTTACGGCCGGGCGGACAAGAGTACGGCGACGGGCGTCAGGCGATACCGTACATCGCGAGCAGGCCGGCGTCGACCAGCAGGAGGACGGCGAGGACGGCCGCGGCCTGGTAGAACGGCTGGGCGTCACGCGCGGGGGTGCGGACCTTGTCGGCGTCGAGGCCGTCGCGCATCTTCGAGCCGCCGACCTCGAGGAGACCGACCATCACGAGCCACAGGCCGAGCATCGCGAGGACGAGGTAGCCGGGGAGCGACCCGAGGAGCACATCGAACGTGTAGTAGGCGCCGGCGAGGTGGCCGCCGGTGAGGAACAGGAGGACGGCGCTGACCCGCGTGAGCGTGGTGAGCCGGGAGGAGATACGCGAGAGCGGCTCGGGACGGATATCGCCCGAGACCCCGTTCGGGAGGACCGCGAGCGCGAAGAGGATGACTGCCCCGGTCCAGAGGCCGGCGAAGACGACGTGGACCGTCTGCATCGTGGCGTCGAGGATCGGATTCGTCTGCAACAGCAGCTCGGGGAGTACCATACGGCTTCCCGCGGGGGGCTGGCACCTGAAACTCCCGGTCGCGGCACCGCACGTCCCGTGGGTGGAGCCGCCGACGCCGTGGGGTTCTTGCCGCTCCTCCTCGCACCGCCGACATGGACCTCGTCGACGCCCTCGACGCACGTGGCCTCGTCTGCACGGTCGGTGCGGGCGGGAAGAAGACCACCTGCTACACGCTCGCGGCGCGGCACGACCGGGCCGTCGTGACCGCCACCGTCCGAATCCCCGTCTTCGACGACCGTGTCGCACGCGTCGCGGTGACCGACGACCCGGTCCGCGCCGTCGACGGGAACGCCGACTGGCCGCTCGGACTCGTGCCGGAGCGGCACGACGAGGTGCGCTACGCCGGCTACGAGACCGGGGCCGTGGACCGGCTCGCGGCCGCCACCGACTGCGACGCCGTGCTCGTGAAGGCCGACGGCGCACGCAACCGGCTGTTCAAGGCGCCCGGTGACCACGAACCACAGATCCCGGCCGCCACGGACACCGTGCTCCCCATCGCGAGTGCTCGCGTCGTCGGCGAACCGCTGACCGAGGAGTTCGTCCACCGACCGGAGCGGGTCGCCGCCATCGCCGGGCTCGACGTCGGCGACGAGCTCCGCCCCGAACACGTCGCCCGCGTCCTCGCCAGCACCGACGGTGGGCTGAAGCGCGTCCCCGACGGTGCCACCGCCATCCCCGTGGTGAACATGTGTGACGACGAGGTACTGACCGAGCGAGCACGTGTCGTCGCCGAGCGCGTCCACGAACTGGCCGACGTGCCGCGGGTCGCCCTCAGCCGGATGGATCTCGGGCAGGTGGTCGACGTCGTCGAGTGAGCGGACGGCGGTGGACGACTGGCCGTTCGTCACCGAGCCACACCCCCGCCGAGCACTACGCCGAGTGGGACGGGAGCGACGTGACGGTGGACGGTGAGACGTACACGGTCGAGTCGCGGACGGATCTCGAGGACCCCGTCGAGCTGGTGGCGAGCTACCGAAAGCGGGTCAGAAAGGACGGCGAGACGCTAGCCGAGGTGGAGACACCCCTCGCGCTCGTCCCGAGACGACAGTTCGAACTCCTGTTCGAGGTGGTGGGCTTCTCGGAGTGGTCGTTCTAGGGTGGGTTCGACCGCGCGCCACTCGAGTCCTCGGCACAGGAACTGGTCGCGCTCGCCCGGAAGTAGTTTGCCCGCGGGGGCCGCACGTCCGGGCGATGCCGACTGGCGTGATACTCGCTGGTGGCTTCTCCACGCGGTTCGACGGCGGCGACAAGGCCGTCGCCGAACTCGCCGGGAAGCCGATGGTGCGCCGGGTCGCCGACCGCCTCGCGCCGGTCGTCTCGACACTCGTCGTGAACTGTCGGGGCGAGCAACGCGAGAGTATCGCCACGGCGCTGGAGCGCTACCCCCACGAGGTCCGGTTCGCCGTCGACCCGGAGCCCGACGCGGGACCGATGGCGGGCATCCGGACCGGACTCAGGGCGGTGACCGACGAGTACGCCGTCGTCGTGGCCTGCGACATGCCGTTCGTCGACCGGGCATTCGTCGAGTCCCTGTTCGACCGGGCGGCCGGCCACGACGCCGCCGTCCCCGAGGTCGACGGCTGGTACCAGACGACGCAGGCCGTCTACCGGGCAGCGCCGATGGCCGACGCGTGTGACCGTGCCCTCGAGCGTGGCGACTCGAAGATCCTCGCGCCGCTCGATGAACTGGACTGGGTGGTCGTCGACCACGAGACGCTGGCCGAGCGGGGGTGGCTCGAGACGTTCGAGAACGTGAACACGCGGGCGGAGTTACGCGAGGCCGCCCGCAGCGTAGCCTCGGACCGACGGAACGGGGAGCGATAGTGAGCCGCGAGGCCGAGCGGCGCCCACCCACGGAGTGAGCAATCGGCGCAGGACAGAGCGGTCAGCGCACCCGTGGGGCGACGAGGAGACCCTCGTCGACCGGCAGGAGGTACGGCTCGAACTCCGGGTCGGCGTCCACCCGTCGCAGGAACCCCGCGACGGCCTCCGTACGAGGGGTCGGGGCCGGCTCGCCGTCGAGCGTCGCGACGAGGCCGGCGGGGGTCAGGACGTCCCCGTAGACGGCGACGTTGTCGGCGAGGAGCGCCCCGCCCGGCGCGACGAGTTCGCGGACCGCCTCGAAGCCACGGCCGTAGTCGGCGGTGTCGTGATCGAGGACGACGAGGTCGAACGTCCCGGGGAGGTCTGCGGCGAGTTCGATGGCGTCCCCGTGGCCGTAGACGGCGTGGTCGGTGAGGCCACCGCGCTCGAAGTACTCGCGGGCCGCACGGAGGCGCTCGGTGTCGCGGTCGGTGAGGACCACGAACCCGTCCTCGGGGAGCGCGCGAGCCATCCAGTACGCCGAGTAGCCGAACCCGGAGCCGAGTTCGAGGATCGAGCGGGCACCGGAGAGGCGGACACAGAGCGCGAGCGTCCGACCAACCGCCGGGCCGACGGTGGGGAACGACTCGCGGGCAGCGCGGGCTTCCATGTCGTGGACGACGTCGTCGACGGGCGGACCGAAGCGTTCGAGCAGCCGCCCGACGGCGTCGTCGTGGAGAGGTGGCACGGTCCGGCGTGGGTGGCGTGGTGGCTTGAGCGTTCCCGCGGGGGTTCGTTCGTCACTCACTCCGCTCGTGCGGTCCACGCCTGCCCCTGCTCGCAACTCCGCGGGCTCCCGTGGTCGCTCACGCAGCTCACGGGTCGCGTGCGCTCCCCGTTCGCTCTCTCGAGGTCTCACTCCGTTCGACCTCGTGGCGGGCACACTTTTAAACGGCCACGCCCAAGCCGCGGACGATGAGTCTCGAAGACCGCGCCGAGGAACTCGCCTCCGACCTCGGGCAAGACAAAGAGGAGGTCGAGCAGGCACTGGAGAACCTCGTCCAGTACAGCGTGCCGCTGGACGAGGCCGTCCAGAGCGTCCGCCGGAAGTACGGCGGTGACTCCGGTGGCGGCGGCGAACCGACGCGGACGGACATCGGCGACGTGACGACGGAGACGTCCGGGAACGTCACCGTCGACGCCCGTGTCCTCACCGTCGGCGAACGCTCCATCTACTACAACGACGAACTGCAGGTCATCCGCGAGGGCGAACTCGGGGACGAGACCGGGAAGATACAGTTCACCGACTGGCACGGGTTCGACCTCTCGCCGGGCGACTCGATCACCGCCGGGAACTGCTCGGTCAGGGAGTTCCAGGGTAAACCACAGTTGAGCATCGGGGAATCGACGACCATCGGCTTCCGCGACGAGACGGTCGAGACCCCGTACCGCGTCGGGGGTGACCGCACGCTGGCCGAACTGGAGACCGGCGACGGCGCCATCAACGTCGAGGTGCAGGTCGTCGAGGTGGAGACCCGGCAGGTGTCGGGTCGGGGCGACGAACCCAAGCCCATCCTCTCGGGCGTCGTCGCGGACGGGTCGGGGCGGCTCCCGTTCACCGACTGGGAGCCGGCCGACCACGCCGGCATCGAGCAGGGAGCGTCCATCCGCATCGAGAACGCCCACGTCAAGGAGTTCCGCGGCGTGCCGCAGGTCACCCTCACGGAGCACTCGCGCGTCGAGGCACTCGACACGGCCGTCGAGGTGGCCGAGGAAGCCCCGCGGATGACCGTCTCCGAAGCGGTCGACAGCGGCGGCGTGTTCGACGTCGAGGTCACCGGGTCACTGCTCGGGGTCCGCGACGGCTCCGGCCTCATCCAGCGCTGTCCGGAGTGCAACCGCATCATCCAGAAGGGGCAGTGTCGCTCACACGGGCAGGTCGACGGCTACTACGACCTGCGGGTGAAGGCCATCCTCGACGACGGGACGAGCGCGCTGACGGTCGTCCTCGACGACGAACTCACCGAGCGCGTCTACGGCGGCGACGTGGAGGACGCGCAGGCACACGCCCAGGACGCGATGGACACGGAGGTCGTGGCCGAGCGGATCGCCGACAACCTCGTCGGCAAGGAGTACCGCGTCCGCGGTGACCTCTCCGTGGACGACTACGGCGCGAACCTCGACGCCACCGAGTTCGAGGAACTCGAGGAGGACCCGACCGAACAGGCTCGGGCCTTCCTCACGGAGGTGGACGCATGAGTGCAGACGGCGGCCCGGGCAACCGCGAGGTCGCCTACCGCGTCTTCGCTGCGGAGTTCGAGGACGCCACCGTCTCGTTCAAGGAGAGCGACGAGGAGCGTGCCCCGAACTACGTCATCTCGCCCACCGGTGGTCGTCTGAACCGACTGTTCAGCGTGGGCGTCTTCACCGAGAAGGCAGAGGTCGGCGGCGGACAGATGCGCGCCCGCATCAACGACCTGACCGGCACCCTCGTCACCTACGCCGGGCAGTACCAGCCCGGCCCGCTGGCGTTCCTCGAGAACGCCGACCCGCCTGCGTTCCTCGCGCTGACGGGGAAGGCACGGACCTTCGAACCGGACGACGGCGACCGTATCTACTCCTCGGTCCGGCCCGAGTCGGTCAACGAGGTGGACGCCGCGACGCGCGACCGCTGGGTGGTCCGGACCGCCGAGCAGACGGTCGACCGCGTCGGGTCGATGGCCGCCGCGCGGCTGTCGAACCTCCGTGGTGAAGCGCTCCGCGAGGCGCTGGTGGATGCCGGTCTCACAGAGAGCCTCGCGGCCGGCACCGCCATCGCCGTCGAGGAGTACGCGCCGACCAGTGAGTACCTGCAGGCTCTTCGGACCCGCGCCGTGCAGGCCGCCGAGGTCGTCGCCGGCGACCGCGACGAGGTCGAGCGAGTCGATCTCCGACCGACGGAGGGCGACGACGACCGCGCCGTGCTGGCCGAGCTGGCGACCGTCGACCTGCCGGAGGGGGAGGCCACGCCGACACCCGAGCCGGAGTCGGAACCAGAGGCCGAAGCCGAACCCGAGCCATCGACCGAACCCATCGCGGCCGACACCGCCGGCGGCGGGTCGGCCGTCTCGGAGCCGGAACCGGAGACCGAGACCGGATCGAGCACGGAGCCCGTGGTCGAAGCCGGAGCTGAATCAGAAGCCGCGGCGGAACCGGACCCCGAGCCGGAGCCCGAACCAGAGGTCGAACGGTCGGTCGAGCCCGAACCGGAGACCGACGCCGAGCCGGAACCGGAGCCAGCAGCCGACTCCGAGCCTGCCGAGGCCGACGCGGCCGTCGACGACGACGAGTTCGAGGAGTTCGAGCCGGGCGAGTTCGACCTCGACGAGGAGGAACGCGAGGAGGTCGAGGAGCAGTTCGGGACCGACTTCGAGACGGCCTCGGAGTTCGATCCCGACGAGGAGTCGGTCGAACCGGAGACCGACGCCGAGCCAGAACCGGAACCCGAGCCGGAGCCGGAGCCGACCGAGGCCGAGCCGGAGGAGACCGAGACAGCAGTCGCGGAATCAGCTGGCGACGCCGACCCCGGCGACGTGGTGGTCGACGTCATCCGCGAACTCGACGGCGGCGACGGCGCCGAACGCGACGCCGTCGTGGAGGCGCTGTCCGAACGGACGGGCGCGGACGCCGAGGCGGCCGACGAGGCCATCTCGGACGCGCTGATGAACGGCGAGTGCTACGAGCCGGACGACGGGATGCTCAAGGCTATCTGACGTGCCCGTCGAACCCCTGCCGGGGGAACCGGCGGCCATCGCGGACTGCGGGGCCGAACGCCTCCTCGTCGTCGCCGACTTCCACGCGGGCCTGGAGGTGGCGCTGCGGCGCGAGGGTGTCGAGTTACGCTCGCGGGCGACCGACCGCCGCGAGCAGGTGCGCTCGCTGTTGCGGGCGTCGGGCGCCGACGGCGTGCTCTTCCTCGGTGACCTCGCGAACGCCATCGGGACACCGGGAGAGGAGGAGACTCGCGAGTTGCGGGAGCTCCTGACCGCGCTGACCCGGCGGGTCCCCGTGACGGTGACGAAGGGGAACCACGACGGCGACATCGAGACGGTGGTCGAGGCGGTGAGCGAGCGCCACCCGGTCCGCGTCGTCGACGGCCCCGGCCTCCGCATCGGGTCGGTCGGATTCGCCCACGGCCACACCTGGCCCGCCCGCGAGGTACTCGACGCCGAGACGGTCTGCGTGGCCCACGAACACCCGGTCGTCAGGCTGGAGGACGAGGTAGGTGGCGCGCGGATGGAGCGGGTGTGGCTTCGGGGGCGCCTGGATCCCGAGGCGTTCGCCGACCGGTACGACGAGCCCCCCACGGTGACGCCGGACCTCGTCGTCTGTCCCGGGTTCAACGACCTCTCCGGCGGGACGTGGGTGAACGTCGAGGGCCAGTCGTTCCTCTCGCCGTTCCTGCCCGATGGGCTGGCCGACGGGGAGGCGTACCTGCTCGACGGGACGCGACTCGGCGACTACCGCCGGGTCTAGAGGAACGCGACGAGCGTCGTGCCCACGAGCAAGAGGAACGCGACGAGGACCATCCCGAATCGGAGGTCGAACGACTCGGGCGCACCGCGTTCCTCGCCGCTTCCCAGCGCGTACGCACCGCCGACGGCGACGATACCGCCGACCAGCAGGGAGAGCGCCCCGGCGAGGCTGACCCGGCCCGCGAGGAGCGCGGGCACCTCGCCCAGCGCGAGGAGGACGCCACAGCCGGTGAACAGGAGCCAGTAGGCGCGTTGGTAGTTCACACCCGCTCGACGGTGCCGGGGCTGAAAGCCCTTCCCCAGTCGAGCGTCGCGACGGCCGGGAGCGGTGTCCTCAAGAGTCTCGCACCCCACGTCCGGGTGATGAGTGACGGCGACGTCGCGGCCGGGATGGACGCGTTCTCGCGGCTCTCCCAGCCCGTGCGCGATGCGCTCTCGGAACGGGGGTTCACGACGCCCACCGAGCCACAGCGACGGGCGCTCCCCCCGCTGACCCGTGGACAGGACGCGCTGGTCATCGCGCCCACCGGCTCCGGGAAGACGGAGACGGCGATGTTGCCCGTGCTGTCGGCGATATCCGAACGCGAGCCGACACACGGCTTCCAGGCGCTCTACGTCACGCCGCTACGGGCGCTGAACCGCGACATGCGTGAGCGACTGGAGTGGTGGGGCGAGACGCTCGACATCGAGGTCGACGTGCGACACGGCGACACCACGGACTACCAGCGCCAGAAGCAGTCGAACGACCCGCCGGATGTGCTCGTGACGACGCCGGAGACGCTGCAGGCGATGTTCACCGGCGAGAAGTTACGACGCGCGCTGGCGGACGTGGAACACGTCGTCGTCGACGAGGTCCACGAACTCGCCGCCGCAAAGCGGGGCGCGCAGTTGGCTATCGGCCTCGAGCACCTCCGCGAGTACGCGGGGTCGTTCCAGCGCATCGGGCTCTCGGCCACGGTCGGTGACCCCGGCGAGG includes the following:
- a CDS encoding CopD family protein, which codes for MVLPELLLQTNPILDATMQTVHVVFAGLWTGAVILFALAVLPNGVSGDIRPEPLSRISSRLTTLTRVSAVLLFLTGGHLAGAYYTFDVLLGSLPGYLVLAMLGLWLVMVGLLEVGGSKMRDGLDADKVRTPARDAQPFYQAAAVLAVLLLVDAGLLAMYGIA
- the yqeC gene encoding selenium cofactor biosynthesis protein YqeC; this encodes MDLVDALDARGLVCTVGAGGKKTTCYTLAARHDRAVVTATVRIPVFDDRVARVAVTDDPVRAVDGNADWPLGLVPERHDEVRYAGYETGAVDRLAAATDCDAVLVKADGARNRLFKAPGDHEPQIPAATDTVLPIASARVVGEPLTEEFVHRPERVAAIAGLDVGDELRPEHVARVLASTDGGLKRVPDGATAIPVVNMCDDEVLTERARVVAERVHELADVPRVALSRMDLGQVVDVVE
- the mobA gene encoding molybdenum cofactor guanylyltransferase; translated protein: MPTGVILAGGFSTRFDGGDKAVAELAGKPMVRRVADRLAPVVSTLVVNCRGEQRESIATALERYPHEVRFAVDPEPDAGPMAGIRTGLRAVTDEYAVVVACDMPFVDRAFVESLFDRAAGHDAAVPEVDGWYQTTQAVYRAAPMADACDRALERGDSKILAPLDELDWVVVDHETLAERGWLETFENVNTRAELREAARSVASDRRNGER
- a CDS encoding O-methyltransferase, which gives rise to MPPLHDDAVGRLLERFGPPVDDVVHDMEARAARESFPTVGPAVGRTLALCVRLSGARSILELGSGFGYSAYWMARALPEDGFVVLTDRDTERLRAAREYFERGGLTDHAVYGHGDAIELAADLPGTFDLVVLDHDTADYGRGFEAVRELVAPGGALLADNVAVYGDVLTPAGLVATLDGEPAPTPRTEAVAGFLRRVDADPEFEPYLLPVDEGLLVAPRVR
- a CDS encoding Single-stranded DNA binding protein; this translates as MSLEDRAEELASDLGQDKEEVEQALENLVQYSVPLDEAVQSVRRKYGGDSGGGGEPTRTDIGDVTTETSGNVTVDARVLTVGERSIYYNDELQVIREGELGDETGKIQFTDWHGFDLSPGDSITAGNCSVREFQGKPQLSIGESTTIGFRDETVETPYRVGGDRTLAELETGDGAINVEVQVVEVETRQVSGRGDEPKPILSGVVADGSGRLPFTDWEPADHAGIEQGASIRIENAHVKEFRGVPQVTLTEHSRVEALDTAVEVAEEAPRMTVSEAVDSGGVFDVEVTGSLLGVRDGSGLIQRCPECNRIIQKGQCRSHGQVDGYYDLRVKAILDDGTSALTVVLDDELTERVYGGDVEDAQAHAQDAMDTEVVAERIADNLVGKEYRVRGDLSVDDYGANLDATEFEELEEDPTEQARAFLTEVDA
- a CDS encoding RPA family protein → MSADGGPGNREVAYRVFAAEFEDATVSFKESDEERAPNYVISPTGGRLNRLFSVGVFTEKAEVGGGQMRARINDLTGTLVTYAGQYQPGPLAFLENADPPAFLALTGKARTFEPDDGDRIYSSVRPESVNEVDAATRDRWVVRTAEQTVDRVGSMAAARLSNLRGEALREALVDAGLTESLAAGTAIAVEEYAPTSEYLQALRTRAVQAAEVVAGDRDEVERVDLRPTEGDDDRAVLAELATVDLPEGEATPTPEPESEPEAEAEPEPSTEPIAADTAGGGSAVSEPEPETETGSSTEPVVEAGAESEAAAEPDPEPEPEPEVERSVEPEPETDAEPEPEPAADSEPAEADAAVDDDEFEEFEPGEFDLDEEEREEVEEQFGTDFETASEFDPDEESVEPETDAEPEPEPEPEPEPTEAEPEETETAVAESAGDADPGDVVVDVIRELDGGDGAERDAVVEALSERTGADAEAADEAISDALMNGECYEPDDGMLKAI
- a CDS encoding metallophosphoesterase, which gives rise to MPVEPLPGEPAAIADCGAERLLVVADFHAGLEVALRREGVELRSRATDRREQVRSLLRASGADGVLFLGDLANAIGTPGEEETRELRELLTALTRRVPVTVTKGNHDGDIETVVEAVSERHPVRVVDGPGLRIGSVGFAHGHTWPAREVLDAETVCVAHEHPVVRLEDEVGGARMERVWLRGRLDPEAFADRYDEPPTVTPDLVVCPGFNDLSGGTWVNVEGQSFLSPFLPDGLADGEAYLLDGTRLGDYRRV